One stretch of Bradyrhizobium canariense DNA includes these proteins:
- a CDS encoding adenylate/guanylate cyclase domain-containing protein yields MSSEHVERRLAAILAADVAGSCRLIGIDEEGTLARLKALRRTIFDPKIAEHHGRVVKNTGDGAIAEFASVVDAVRCADEIQRGMAEQNIDVPQDKRIELRIGIHVGDIIIEENDIFGDGVNIAVRLEGIAEPGGISISDDARRQIRGKVDITFEDLGLQSLKNIAEPMRVWRVPSGRAVPAVPNRLPVGDALPLPDKPSIAVLPFANMSGDPEQDYFADGMVDDIITALSHFKALFVIARNSSFTYKGRAVDVKQVGRELGVRYVLEGSVRKAGNRVRITGQLVDTATGAHLWAERFDGSLGDIFDLQDQVTESVVGAIAPTVEKAEIERAKRKPTESLDAYALYLRGLAKLYQFGNRQANEETLRLFNRAIELDPDFASAYALAALCYVWAKINGWFSNTANDMAEVTRLAQRAVELGKDDAAALAPSGWALAFVVHDLEAGAALSDRALALNSNLAEAWFWGGWVKIWLGEPEAAIERFARALRLSPLGPFVAGMRSGTAFAHFFLGRYDEAVSWAAMTLQDNPDSQPGLRIAAASNAMVGRPEQAHKAMARLRQLNPALRISNLKDVLPPFRRAEDLSRLEEGLRQAGLPE; encoded by the coding sequence TTGAGCAGCGAGCACGTAGAGCGACGACTGGCAGCAATTCTGGCGGCGGATGTCGCGGGCTCTTGCCGCCTGATAGGGATAGACGAAGAAGGCACGCTGGCGCGACTGAAAGCGCTTAGAAGAACGATTTTCGATCCCAAAATCGCTGAGCATCACGGACGTGTCGTCAAGAATACCGGGGACGGCGCTATTGCCGAGTTCGCCAGCGTGGTCGACGCCGTGCGATGTGCCGACGAAATTCAACGCGGCATGGCCGAACAAAACATCGACGTGCCGCAGGACAAGCGGATCGAACTCCGCATCGGCATTCACGTCGGTGATATTATTATCGAAGAGAACGATATCTTTGGTGATGGGGTCAATATTGCGGTGCGTCTCGAAGGGATTGCAGAGCCGGGCGGTATCAGCATTTCGGATGACGCGCGTCGGCAAATTCGTGGCAAGGTAGATATAACGTTTGAGGATTTGGGCTTGCAATCCTTGAAGAATATCGCCGAACCGATGCGGGTCTGGCGCGTTCCGAGCGGTCGCGCCGTGCCAGCTGTGCCGAACCGCCTGCCTGTTGGTGACGCCCTTCCGCTCCCTGATAAGCCCTCCATCGCTGTTCTGCCATTCGCCAACATGAGCGGTGATCCGGAACAGGATTACTTCGCGGATGGAATGGTCGATGACATCATCACGGCGCTGTCTCATTTCAAGGCGCTGTTCGTCATCGCCCGCAATTCGAGCTTCACCTACAAGGGGCGCGCCGTCGATGTGAAGCAGGTCGGGCGCGAACTTGGGGTACGCTACGTGTTGGAAGGCAGCGTTCGCAAAGCGGGAAATCGAGTACGCATCACGGGACAGCTCGTCGATACCGCCACCGGGGCACATCTTTGGGCAGAACGGTTTGATGGTAGTCTCGGCGACATCTTCGATCTGCAGGACCAGGTGACCGAGAGCGTTGTCGGGGCGATCGCGCCGACGGTGGAAAAAGCCGAGATCGAGCGTGCCAAACGCAAGCCGACCGAGAGTCTCGACGCCTATGCCCTCTATTTGCGCGGTTTGGCCAAGCTTTATCAGTTTGGCAACCGGCAAGCGAACGAGGAGACATTGCGTCTATTCAACCGCGCGATCGAGCTCGACCCGGATTTTGCATCTGCCTACGCCCTTGCTGCCTTGTGCTACGTCTGGGCCAAGATCAATGGCTGGTTTTCAAACACAGCGAACGACATGGCTGAAGTGACGAGGCTCGCCCAGCGGGCGGTTGAGTTGGGCAAGGATGACGCGGCCGCGCTCGCCCCCAGCGGGTGGGCGCTAGCTTTTGTTGTTCACGATCTCGAGGCAGGTGCCGCCTTGAGCGATCGCGCGCTTGCGCTCAATTCCAATTTGGCCGAGGCATGGTTTTGGGGCGGCTGGGTGAAAATCTGGCTCGGCGAGCCGGAGGCGGCGATCGAGCGCTTCGCTCGTGCCTTGCGCCTGAGCCCACTTGGTCCGTTTGTGGCAGGAATGCGAAGCGGAACCGCGTTTGCCCATTTCTTCCTGGGCCGCTATGACGAAGCTGTGTCATGGGCGGCAATGACATTGCAGGACAATCCGGACTCTCAACCCGGTTTACGTATCGCCGCCGCAAGCAATGCAATGGTCGGACGGCCGGAGCAAGCACACAAGGCAATGGCTCGACTGCGGCAACTCAATCCCGCGCTACGTATTTCCAATCTCAAAGACGTGCTCCCCCCTTTTCGGCGGGCCGAAGACCTCTCGCGATTGGAAGAAGGATTGCGGCAAGCCGGGCTGCCCGAATGA
- a CDS encoding catalase translates to MYHSLCGDFPRWTLFVQVMTDAQAKAFPFNPFDLTKIWPKADFPLIEVGFFELNRNPENVFAEVEQAAFSPANVVPGISFSPDKMLQARLFSYGDAQRYRLGVNFNHIPGNAPKCPVHSYHRDGAMRTDGNLGGMPTYFPNSRGEWTDQPGLNEPPLEIDGAAAHWDHRVDDDHYQQPGDLFRKMDAGRRRTLFDNTARAIGPAAAHIRERHIANCTKADPEYGAGVAGALRRFASA, encoded by the coding sequence ATGTATCACAGTTTGTGCGGCGATTTTCCGCGCTGGACGCTGTTCGTTCAAGTCATGACCGATGCCCAGGCGAAGGCGTTTCCTTTCAATCCGTTCGATTTGACCAAGATCTGGCCGAAGGCGGATTTTCCGCTGATCGAGGTCGGCTTCTTCGAGTTGAACCGCAATCCCGAGAATGTTTTCGCCGAGGTCGAGCAGGCCGCATTCTCACCGGCAAACGTCGTGCCCGGCATCAGCTTCTCACCGGACAAGATGTTGCAGGCGCGGCTTTTTTCCTATGGAGACGCCCAGCGTTACCGTCTCGGCGTCAATTTCAACCACATCCCTGGCAACGCGCCGAAGTGCCCGGTCCACAGTTATCATCGTGACGGCGCGATGCGCACAGACGGCAACCTGGGCGGCATGCCGACTTATTTTCCGAACAGCCGGGGCGAGTGGACGGATCAGCCCGGCCTGAACGAACCGCCGCTCGAAATTGACGGTGCCGCGGCTCATTGGGATCATCGGGTTGACGATGATCACTATCAGCAGCCCGGCGATCTGTTTCGGAAAATGGACGCCGGTCGGCGGCGGACGCTGTTCGACAACACCGCGCGGGCTATCGGTCCTGCCGCGGCGCATATTCGGGAACGCCATATTGCCAACTGCACGAAAGCCGATCCCGAATATGGGGCCGGCGTGGCGGGAGCACTGCGTCGATTCGCTTCTGCTTGA
- the fabF gene encoding beta-ketoacyl-ACP synthase II has translation MRRIVVTGMGAVSPLAAGVEATWSRLLSGHSGIRRPSEDIVSDLGSKIGGIVPDWKDDTTGGFDPDRVCSPKDQRKMDRFILLGLAAAEEAISQSGWKPATPRDQQRTATVIASGIGGFLAISEAVRTVDRRGVRRLSPFTVPSFLVNLAAGQISIRYGFKGPIGAPVTACAAGVQAIGDGTRLIRAGEADVAVCGGAEACINSISLGGFAAARSLSTGFNDTPASASRPFDIARDGFVMGEGAGIVVVEALDHALARGATPLVELVGYGTTADAYHITSGPEDGDGARRAIEIAIDQAGIRPSDIKHVNAHATSTPVGDKSEIEAIKAVFGREGGVAVSATKSATGHLLGAAGGLEAIFALLALRDQIAPPTLNLETPDPAAEGIDFVTGRARRLAMDYALSNGFGFGGVNASILFRRWTNDTAN, from the coding sequence ATGCGCCGGATCGTAGTTACAGGAATGGGAGCGGTCAGTCCTCTCGCTGCTGGCGTCGAGGCAACCTGGTCGCGTCTGCTTTCGGGACATTCGGGTATTCGGCGGCCGTCCGAAGATATCGTCTCCGACCTCGGTTCCAAAATCGGCGGGATCGTGCCTGATTGGAAAGACGATACCACCGGCGGATTCGATCCCGACAGGGTCTGTTCGCCGAAGGATCAGCGCAAGATGGATCGCTTTATTCTGCTGGGGCTCGCCGCCGCCGAAGAGGCGATTTCCCAGTCGGGTTGGAAACCTGCGACTCCTCGGGACCAGCAGCGCACGGCGACAGTGATCGCTTCAGGCATCGGTGGTTTTCTGGCCATCAGTGAGGCCGTGCGGACGGTGGACCGGCGTGGCGTACGGCGTCTGTCGCCCTTCACCGTTCCGTCCTTCCTGGTGAATCTTGCTGCAGGACAAATTTCGATCCGTTACGGTTTCAAGGGACCGATCGGAGCGCCTGTCACGGCTTGCGCCGCTGGCGTTCAGGCAATTGGAGATGGCACTCGATTGATCCGGGCCGGCGAGGCCGATGTCGCCGTCTGCGGCGGTGCGGAGGCCTGCATCAACTCGATAAGCCTGGGAGGCTTTGCAGCAGCACGGTCCTTATCCACCGGCTTTAATGATACGCCTGCGAGCGCGTCCCGACCCTTCGACATCGCGCGCGACGGCTTTGTCATGGGAGAAGGCGCCGGCATTGTCGTGGTCGAGGCCCTTGATCACGCTCTCGCCCGAGGAGCTACGCCGCTGGTCGAATTGGTCGGTTACGGCACCACGGCCGATGCATATCATATCACCTCCGGTCCGGAGGATGGTGATGGCGCCCGCCGGGCAATCGAAATTGCCATCGACCAAGCTGGAATTCGACCCTCGGACATCAAGCATGTCAATGCTCACGCTACCTCCACCCCGGTGGGAGACAAAAGCGAGATAGAGGCTATCAAGGCTGTGTTCGGCCGCGAGGGCGGCGTTGCAGTCAGCGCGACCAAATCGGCGACCGGGCACCTGCTTGGCGCTGCCGGTGGCTTGGAAGCAATCTTCGCCTTGCTGGCTCTGCGCGATCAGATCGCCCCGCCGACGTTGAACCTCGAAACGCCTGATCCGGCCGCCGAAGGAATAGACTTCGTGACCGGGCGGGCAAGGCGGTTGGCGATGGACTATGCACTCTCCAATGGATTTGGCTTCGGCGGCGTCAACGCCAGCATTCTGTTCCGCCGCTGGACCAATGATACCGCCAACTGA
- a CDS encoding phasin family protein, which produces MNQISLSVRAEGFWRRTWRHLSAIDEAMSSSGVASVNEVEALDHRLKRLEEQVLKLSHGGTFVVPDSSKAIL; this is translated from the coding sequence ATGAATCAGATTTCTTTGTCTGTGCGCGCGGAAGGATTTTGGCGGCGTACCTGGCGCCATCTCTCTGCGATCGATGAAGCCATGAGCTCCAGTGGCGTTGCGAGCGTGAACGAGGTCGAGGCTCTCGATCACCGCTTAAAGCGATTGGAGGAGCAAGTGTTGAAGCTAAGTCACGGCGGCACGTTTGTGGTTCCAGACTCGTCTAAAGCGATCTTGTAG
- a CDS encoding PLP-dependent aminotransferase family protein, whose amino-acid sequence MKVSNRALSSRFADAARSSDRGVTRANWAELLDWKLDQESDRPIYQQVADFLRNKILSGVLPPSSRLPSSRQLLTELGVSRTTIITAYSQLLADGYIVGHIGSGTYVAHDVINRIDPKTLPVRLPAEARGLSKRGGRYRDVDLTRLVMDNVPFNVGMVRVDGRTSAQLRQLAARKLAVDPSQLGYIDPMGDISLRDEIAKYLGVARGVRCSADQIILVAGTQQAVDLAIKVLLDPGDEVWIEDPAYPFTALALDAAGMLLRPVRVDDDGLSIADGIAAAPNARAAFVTPSHQYPLGVSLSLQRRQQLLDWAARNNAWIVEDDYDSEFRYDGPSLPALQALDRAGRVIYAGSFSKVVFPGLRYGYLVVPPALVGAFTGARALSDRHPPVFFGSLLAEFMERGFFVSHIRRMRNEYRRARDILAGQLKRDIGHLVDVVTPGQGMHLTVYLRDGLSDEQVGAEARREGIMVRPISRLYRANPPRSGLMLGFAGFDEHRLRSAATRLSLVLERLSPRPGQTSGRKHAAI is encoded by the coding sequence ATGAAGGTGTCAAATCGGGCTCTGAGCAGCCGGTTTGCTGACGCAGCGCGAAGCTCAGATCGCGGCGTGACACGCGCGAATTGGGCGGAGTTGCTCGACTGGAAGCTGGATCAGGAATCTGATCGTCCAATCTATCAGCAGGTTGCTGATTTTCTGCGCAATAAGATCTTATCTGGCGTTTTGCCGCCCAGCAGCAGACTTCCATCTTCGCGGCAGCTTCTCACCGAACTCGGTGTGTCTAGAACCACGATAATCACTGCGTATTCGCAGCTCCTTGCCGACGGATACATCGTCGGCCACATCGGCTCGGGTACCTATGTAGCCCACGATGTCATCAATCGAATTGATCCCAAAACCCTCCCTGTTCGCCTGCCAGCCGAAGCGCGCGGTCTTTCGAAAAGAGGAGGTCGCTACCGCGACGTCGATCTGACTCGCCTTGTTATGGACAATGTCCCCTTCAACGTGGGCATGGTCCGAGTTGATGGTCGCACATCGGCGCAGTTGCGCCAACTGGCCGCCCGCAAGCTTGCGGTCGATCCTAGCCAACTCGGTTATATCGACCCGATGGGCGATATTTCCCTGCGTGACGAAATCGCGAAATATCTTGGTGTCGCGCGTGGCGTACGGTGCTCGGCGGATCAAATCATACTGGTTGCGGGTACGCAGCAGGCCGTCGATCTTGCCATCAAGGTATTGCTCGACCCAGGAGATGAAGTCTGGATCGAGGATCCCGCTTATCCATTCACCGCTCTGGCTCTCGATGCAGCGGGAATGTTGTTGCGACCCGTGCGCGTCGACGACGACGGTCTGAGCATAGCGGATGGGATTGCCGCTGCTCCAAATGCTCGTGCGGCGTTCGTGACGCCGTCACATCAATATCCTTTGGGCGTGTCGCTGTCCCTGCAGAGACGCCAGCAGCTTCTCGACTGGGCAGCGAGGAACAATGCATGGATCGTCGAGGATGATTACGACTCCGAATTCCGCTATGACGGTCCCTCTCTTCCTGCGCTCCAGGCTCTGGATAGGGCCGGTCGCGTGATCTATGCGGGAAGCTTCAGCAAGGTTGTTTTTCCAGGATTGAGGTACGGCTATTTGGTTGTGCCGCCGGCCCTTGTCGGGGCATTCACCGGTGCGCGCGCGCTCTCCGACCGGCATCCACCCGTCTTTTTCGGTAGTCTGCTTGCCGAATTCATGGAGCGGGGATTCTTCGTCAGTCACATCCGCCGTATGCGCAACGAGTACCGGCGTGCGCGCGACATTCTTGCCGGTCAGCTCAAACGCGACATTGGACATTTGGTTGATGTCGTAACGCCAGGTCAAGGCATGCACCTCACGGTGTATCTTCGCGATGGACTGTCGGACGAGCAGGTGGGCGCAGAAGCGCGACGCGAGGGCATCATGGTTCGTCCAATAAGCCGTCTCTATCGGGCCAATCCTCCCAGGTCGGGTTTGATGCTGGGTTTCGCTGGGTTCGACGAGCATCGATTACGTTCCGCTGCCACGCGACTGAGCCTTGTTCTGGAGCGTCTAAGCCCGCGACCGGGCCAGACATCGGGGAGGAAACATGCGGCTATCTGA
- a CDS encoding PDR/VanB family oxidoreductase, producing MDTIASCSSLNSSLSPISDRIRVRLNAIRYVARDIHLFELVSPGNELPPATAGAHIDIHLPDGKVRQYSLVVSDTDDAYVVAVKRDAQGRGGSLYLHDKLRVGTELEISAPRNNFPLREDAAHSVFIAGGIGITPIWSMIHRLKAIGRSWELHFASRSPADAAFLSDLRELDGVRLHFDSVSQGQPLDLEAIITGLPMETDIYCCGPLPMLEAFERATVGRPAEQIHVEFFAPRQEAASGGFSIKLKSTGAVLTVPPGSSMLDVLLDAGVVVPYSCTEGICGACQVGVVSGIPDHRDTILTEAEHATNESVIVCCSGSKSDILMLDL from the coding sequence ATGGACACAATAGCCAGCTGTTCGTCTCTGAACTCGTCGTTGAGTCCAATTTCGGATAGAATTCGTGTCCGACTGAATGCCATTCGGTACGTCGCGCGCGATATCCACCTTTTCGAGCTGGTTTCGCCCGGAAATGAACTGCCGCCAGCAACTGCCGGTGCTCACATAGATATTCATCTTCCCGATGGGAAGGTGAGGCAGTACTCGCTGGTAGTCAGCGACACTGACGATGCCTACGTCGTGGCAGTGAAGCGCGACGCGCAAGGACGCGGCGGCTCGCTCTATCTCCACGACAAATTGCGGGTTGGAACCGAACTCGAAATCAGTGCGCCGCGCAACAATTTCCCCCTGCGTGAAGATGCGGCGCACAGTGTATTCATCGCAGGAGGAATCGGTATCACGCCGATTTGGAGCATGATTCACAGGCTCAAGGCCATCGGCAGATCCTGGGAATTGCACTTTGCGTCAAGATCGCCGGCTGATGCCGCGTTCCTAAGTGACTTGCGCGAGCTCGATGGTGTCCGGCTCCATTTCGATAGCGTGAGCCAAGGACAGCCCCTCGACCTTGAAGCGATCATCACTGGCCTGCCTATGGAGACAGATATCTATTGCTGCGGTCCTCTCCCCATGCTCGAGGCGTTCGAGCGCGCGACCGTTGGCAGGCCGGCCGAGCAAATCCACGTCGAATTCTTCGCGCCACGCCAGGAGGCGGCGTCGGGAGGATTCAGCATTAAGCTTAAAAGTACGGGTGCGGTGCTGACCGTCCCTCCAGGCAGTTCCATGCTGGATGTATTGTTGGATGCCGGCGTGGTGGTGCCATATTCCTGCACGGAGGGGATCTGCGGCGCGTGCCAGGTTGGCGTCGTGAGCGGCATTCCCGACCATCGCGACACCATTCTGACCGAAGCTGAGCACGCCACGAATGAGAGCGTAATCGTTTGCTGTTCCGGAAGTAAAAGCGACATCTTGATGCTCGATCTCTAG
- a CDS encoding VOC family protein, whose amino-acid sequence MNQIDKISTDTTASGSPKLLSRLPLRLHHRAIVVRDQEATRHFMEDIIGMPLVATWCESIFMPEVGRDVSFCHTFFALEDESCIAFFQFADQEIQEKCYRKNFPEIPRFDHIAIKATRATQNELVERLKAASVPYRETNHGYCKSIYVTLPDGLYLEFADDPPDIEEIGKIRRADAHKELARWLEGQRGSNNAYRLRDF is encoded by the coding sequence ATGAATCAGATCGATAAAATATCGACCGACACGACAGCGTCGGGGAGCCCCAAATTGTTGTCGCGTCTCCCATTGCGATTGCACCACCGAGCCATCGTGGTCCGTGACCAGGAGGCGACGCGCCATTTCATGGAAGACATCATCGGCATGCCCCTGGTTGCTACCTGGTGCGAGTCGATCTTTATGCCGGAAGTCGGTCGGGATGTTTCCTTCTGCCACACCTTCTTTGCGCTCGAGGATGAGAGCTGCATCGCTTTCTTCCAGTTTGCCGACCAGGAGATTCAGGAAAAGTGTTACCGAAAGAACTTTCCCGAGATACCACGCTTTGATCACATTGCAATCAAGGCGACGCGAGCCACACAAAATGAACTCGTCGAAAGATTGAAGGCTGCAAGTGTCCCGTACCGCGAGACCAATCACGGGTACTGCAAGTCGATCTATGTCACACTTCCTGACGGGCTCTATCTCGAATTCGCGGACGATCCGCCGGACATCGAGGAAATCGGCAAGATTCGCCGAGCGGATGCGCACAAGGAACTTGCGCGCTGGCTCGAGGGACAGCGCGGATCCAACAACGCGTATCGTCTGCGAGACTTCTGA
- a CDS encoding 3-ketoacyl-ACP reductase, translating into MAGVSSKRGTAIVTGGARGIGEATAVALAKSGFDIAVVDTAVNDTGERTIAAIRETGSRADFIRGDIADLGRHAALIDRAAALGPIACLVNNAGINVPVRGDMLETTPEVFDLLIGVNLRGTFFLTQAVAQHMLANPAGELKRSIVIISSANATMASPEKAVYCISKTGLAMMAKLYAARLADSGIDVFEVQPGLIRTKMNEAVRESYGHVIKAGASLIRRWGEPEEVGQVVSALATGLLPFCTGTMVPVGGGLHVHRL; encoded by the coding sequence ATGGCAGGCGTTAGCAGCAAGCGGGGCACCGCTATTGTAACGGGTGGCGCTCGTGGCATCGGCGAAGCCACCGCGGTTGCTCTTGCGAAATCAGGGTTCGATATCGCGGTCGTCGACACCGCGGTGAATGATACGGGTGAACGCACGATTGCGGCTATCAGAGAAACGGGAAGTCGTGCGGATTTTATCCGCGGCGATATTGCCGATCTCGGCCGCCATGCGGCGTTGATCGATCGTGCCGCGGCGCTTGGGCCGATTGCATGTCTTGTCAACAACGCGGGTATCAACGTGCCGGTGCGGGGCGACATGCTGGAGACAACGCCAGAGGTGTTCGACCTGCTGATTGGCGTCAATCTTCGCGGGACCTTCTTTCTCACCCAGGCCGTGGCCCAGCATATGCTGGCCAATCCAGCCGGGGAATTGAAGCGTTCCATCGTCATTATCAGTTCCGCGAACGCGACGATGGCCTCTCCAGAGAAGGCCGTTTACTGCATCTCCAAGACAGGGCTGGCGATGATGGCAAAGCTTTATGCGGCGCGTCTCGCCGACAGCGGAATCGATGTGTTCGAGGTGCAGCCGGGATTGATCCGCACCAAGATGAACGAGGCCGTCCGCGAGAGTTATGGCCATGTGATCAAAGCGGGTGCGTCGCTGATACGGCGGTGGGGTGAGCCGGAAGAAGTCGGCCAAGTCGTCTCGGCGCTCGCAACTGGGCTGTTGCCATTTTGCACCGGCACGATGGTGCCGGTCGGAGGCGGCCTGCATGTACACCGGCTTTGA
- a CDS encoding Rieske 2Fe-2S domain-containing protein codes for MSLAPKLEKMKAIAGPYRGYDQREAPEPDWDLARTGPNTKMGEYMRRFWQPVCLSSQLADLPHLIRVLGEDLVAFRDRSGRVGVVHRHCCHRGTTLEYGRIEENGIRCCYHGWLFDVDGTVLETPGEPPQSRLKQTVFQGAYPAVEYHGLVLAYMGPPELKPPFPEYDLFKIPGLSLYPSAVTHENNWLQTFENNMDPFHGQFLHTRFTPHFGDHYFVLPVVEWKLTADGSGIFYCALRRVDDDLLWVRLFHCIFPNFAFVGSLYDLNMQEPYFQRCFYVRAVVPNDDERTTIYSWRLHGEGEFAGGEPERNGWNSIDIDGQVEQPDYELKQRAPGDWEAQGGQRTIAVHALERLGTTDAGVAMLRRGLRSILAGKVPAAFPVSETNTHEAPLKNIYSSNTVLRIRRRSDPDAERAHLLAVGREIYGLVERADSFSPQDRRDEIIAGMQDIEKRLA; via the coding sequence ATGTCACTGGCACCAAAACTCGAGAAGATGAAAGCTATCGCGGGTCCGTATCGCGGCTACGATCAGCGAGAGGCGCCGGAGCCGGATTGGGATCTGGCTCGAACCGGGCCCAATACGAAGATGGGTGAGTACATGCGCCGGTTCTGGCAGCCGGTCTGTCTCTCATCTCAACTTGCCGATCTGCCTCACCTCATTCGCGTTCTTGGGGAAGATCTCGTGGCCTTCCGCGATCGCAGCGGAAGGGTCGGCGTCGTTCACCGGCATTGCTGCCATCGCGGCACAACGCTGGAATACGGCCGTATCGAGGAAAACGGGATTCGCTGCTGCTATCATGGCTGGCTGTTCGATGTGGATGGCACTGTCCTTGAGACGCCAGGAGAGCCCCCGCAGAGCCGGCTGAAGCAAACCGTCTTCCAGGGTGCCTATCCGGCGGTCGAATATCATGGCCTCGTGCTCGCCTATATGGGACCGCCTGAGCTCAAGCCGCCTTTCCCTGAATACGACCTCTTCAAGATTCCCGGACTGAGTTTGTATCCGTCCGCGGTTACCCACGAGAACAACTGGCTTCAGACTTTCGAGAACAACATGGATCCCTTCCATGGCCAGTTCTTGCACACCCGATTCACGCCCCATTTCGGTGATCACTATTTCGTTCTGCCGGTTGTTGAATGGAAATTGACCGCGGATGGAAGCGGCATCTTCTATTGCGCACTGCGACGCGTCGACGACGACCTGCTGTGGGTGCGTTTGTTCCATTGTATATTCCCGAACTTTGCTTTCGTGGGATCACTCTACGATTTGAATATGCAGGAGCCTTACTTTCAGCGGTGCTTCTATGTTCGTGCGGTCGTTCCGAACGACGATGAACGCACCACGATCTACAGCTGGCGGCTGCATGGCGAAGGCGAATTCGCCGGCGGCGAGCCCGAACGCAATGGCTGGAATTCGATCGACATCGACGGTCAGGTCGAGCAACCCGATTATGAACTTAAGCAGAGGGCGCCCGGCGACTGGGAGGCGCAGGGCGGCCAGCGGACCATCGCCGTCCACGCGTTGGAGCGATTGGGAACAACGGACGCGGGGGTTGCGATGTTGCGCCGTGGATTGCGCAGTATCCTTGCGGGAAAGGTGCCGGCAGCCTTCCCCGTGTCGGAAACGAACACGCATGAGGCGCCGCTCAAGAACATTTATTCGAGCAATACCGTGCTACGGATTCGCCGACGCTCCGATCCCGATGCAGAGCGGGCTCATCTCCTCGCGGTCGGCCGCGAAATCTATGGTCTTGTGGAGCGGGCCGACTCGTTCTCGCCGCAAGATCGCCGTGACGAGATCATTGCAGGCATGCAGGACATCGAGAAGCGTCTTGCCTGA